One genomic region from Anabaena sp. PCC 7108 encodes:
- a CDS encoding GAF domain-containing protein: protein MSAIWEFFHNIVLSRAYIPHGHCYLWQTPLVGLYILSDALIAIAYFSIPAMLIYFVRKRSDMPFSNVFVLFGAFIILCGTGHLLDILTLWYPYYWISGIERAVTALISCYTALRLVELLPQFLGLRTPEQLEAINRELEKQIAERKSAEETLQTIVSGTASVTGDEFFPALVENLATALNVAYAIVFETVDNSLQKLRSINFWYVDHLAANFEYELINTPCKDVVHKNMPYAYPSDLQQKFPGNTFMEKMGAESYLGVPLVDINQNVIGNLCIVDVKPFLADDRNKAILKVFAARASAELQRKWAEEEKRTAYENLELRVKERTAELVKANHSLEVEVRERTIAESAMRVMAEKEQAINGVILQMRQTLNLESIFNVTTTELQQAIKCDRVLIYRFKPDWSGELVSESVTQSWNVLLPSRANDPKLTQIAVEGNNCVTTQLSSADVLHRDTYLQENKGGIYQQKNSYCCVTDIYTAGFDDCYLNFLKELQARAYIITPIFCGQKLWGLLAVYQNGHPRHWQEAEIGIVTQIGNQLGVAVQQAELFAQTQQQTEELKLAKEAADAANRAKSEFLANMSHELRTPLNAILGFTQLMQQDQSLTFDHQRYIEIINNSGEHLLALINDVLEMSKIEAGRITLYETEFNLYKLLESLKAMLELKAQSKALQLSFDVDESVPRYIKTDENKLRQVLINLLGNAIKFTEKGSVTLRIRNQNLSEGDTRLLTTQQSLFFAVEDTGLGIAPEEIGDLFQAFQQTRAGQKSKEGTGLGLRISQKFVQLMGGEITVRSQLGKGSCFRFHIQTSLASAMPSSQFFPVDHAVSIAPGHNYRILIAEDNSTNRLLLSKILIKLGFEVQEAENGQIAIALWQEWQPHLIFMDMQMPILDGYQATQQIRVLEQTLTNLQTPTKIIALTASAFTEQREESLSVGCDDFVSKPFRWEEIIETLSSHLQIQLDTSTPEKQTTDNLANKTDNFVLDRAALSVMPSEWIHQLHFYSAQGNDANSLQLITQIPSEHTELITAVTELISNYQFKELMILTQPTPDDLDR from the coding sequence ATGTCAGCAATATGGGAATTTTTTCACAATATTGTATTATCTCGTGCCTACATACCACATGGGCATTGCTATCTCTGGCAAACTCCTTTAGTGGGTTTATATATACTTAGTGATGCGTTAATTGCGATCGCTTATTTTTCTATTCCAGCCATGCTGATTTACTTTGTCCGCAAACGGAGTGATATGCCTTTCTCCAATGTCTTTGTTTTGTTTGGGGCATTTATTATCCTTTGTGGTACAGGACATCTCCTGGATATTTTAACACTTTGGTATCCTTACTACTGGATTTCTGGCATTGAACGCGCCGTCACAGCTTTAATTTCTTGTTATACAGCTTTACGATTAGTGGAACTCCTCCCACAGTTTTTGGGATTGCGAACACCAGAACAGCTAGAAGCCATCAACCGAGAATTAGAAAAGCAAATAGCCGAACGAAAAAGCGCTGAAGAAACTCTACAAACGATTGTATCTGGTACTGCTTCTGTGACTGGAGACGAATTTTTTCCGGCTTTAGTTGAAAACCTAGCTACAGCACTTAATGTTGCCTATGCAATAGTGTTTGAAACTGTTGACAACTCCTTACAAAAGCTACGAAGTATTAATTTTTGGTATGTAGATCATTTAGCCGCAAATTTTGAATATGAACTGATTAATACTCCTTGTAAAGATGTAGTTCATAAAAATATGCCCTATGCCTATCCTAGCGACTTACAGCAGAAATTTCCCGGTAACACATTCATGGAGAAGATGGGTGCAGAAAGCTATTTGGGTGTTCCTTTAGTTGACATTAATCAAAATGTAATTGGCAATCTTTGTATTGTTGATGTCAAACCCTTTTTAGCTGATGATCGCAACAAAGCCATCTTAAAGGTTTTTGCAGCACGGGCTTCTGCTGAACTACAACGTAAATGGGCAGAAGAAGAGAAACGCACTGCTTATGAAAATCTAGAATTACGAGTTAAGGAACGTACTGCTGAATTGGTGAAAGCTAATCACTCCTTAGAAGTTGAAGTTAGGGAAAGAACTATTGCCGAATCTGCTATGAGGGTAATGGCAGAAAAAGAACAGGCAATTAACGGGGTAATTCTGCAAATGCGTCAAACTCTCAACCTGGAATCTATCTTTAATGTCACCACTACTGAATTACAGCAAGCTATTAAATGCGATCGCGTTTTAATTTACCGCTTTAAACCAGACTGGAGTGGAGAATTAGTTTCTGAGTCTGTCACGCAGTCTTGGAATGTTTTGCTTCCTTCACGGGCAAATGATCCCAAACTAACCCAAATTGCTGTTGAAGGAAACAATTGTGTGACAACTCAACTTAGCAGTGCAGATGTTTTACATCGTGATACTTATTTACAGGAGAATAAAGGCGGAATTTATCAGCAAAAAAATAGTTATTGCTGTGTCACCGATATTTACACAGCGGGATTTGATGACTGCTATCTCAATTTTCTCAAAGAATTACAAGCACGAGCTTACATCATTACCCCCATTTTCTGTGGTCAAAAACTCTGGGGTTTGTTGGCAGTTTATCAAAATGGCCATCCCCGTCATTGGCAAGAAGCAGAAATCGGAATTGTCACCCAAATAGGTAATCAATTGGGTGTAGCTGTACAACAGGCAGAACTATTTGCCCAAACTCAGCAACAGACAGAAGAACTAAAACTAGCCAAAGAAGCTGCTGATGCTGCTAACCGGGCTAAAAGTGAGTTTCTAGCTAATATGAGCCATGAATTGCGAACTCCACTGAACGCTATTCTCGGCTTCACTCAGTTAATGCAACAAGATCAGTCTCTAACTTTTGACCATCAACGGTATATTGAAATTATTAATAACAGTGGTGAACATTTGCTGGCATTGATTAATGATGTGTTAGAAATGTCAAAAATTGAAGCGGGACGTATCACACTTTATGAAACGGAGTTTAATCTGTATAAGTTGCTGGAAAGTTTAAAAGCTATGCTGGAACTGAAAGCACAATCAAAAGCTTTACAACTGAGTTTTGATGTTGATGAGTCTGTACCTCGTTACATCAAAACAGATGAAAACAAACTCCGTCAGGTACTAATTAACTTGTTAGGCAATGCGATCAAGTTTACAGAGAAAGGAAGCGTAACTCTGCGAATTAGGAATCAGAATTTATCCGAGGGTGACACCAGATTACTTACTACTCAGCAGTCTCTCTTTTTTGCAGTTGAAGATACTGGACTTGGTATTGCTCCAGAAGAAATTGGCGATTTATTTCAAGCATTTCAGCAAACACGCGCAGGACAAAAATCTAAGGAAGGAACAGGTTTAGGGTTGCGAATTAGTCAGAAGTTTGTGCAATTGATGGGGGGTGAAATTACGGTTCGTAGTCAATTGGGTAAAGGTAGTTGTTTCAGGTTTCATATCCAGACTAGTTTAGCCTCAGCAATGCCTAGTTCCCAATTTTTTCCTGTTGATCATGCCGTTAGTATTGCTCCTGGGCATAATTACCGAATTTTGATTGCTGAAGATAATTCTACTAACAGATTACTACTGAGCAAAATTTTAATAAAGTTAGGTTTTGAAGTGCAAGAAGCTGAAAATGGGCAAATTGCGATCGCTCTCTGGCAGGAATGGCAACCTCATCTAATTTTTATGGATATGCAAATGCCTATCCTCGATGGTTATCAAGCTACTCAACAGATTCGGGTTTTGGAACAAACGTTAACCAATCTACAAACTCCCACAAAAATTATTGCTCTGACTGCAAGTGCCTTTACAGAACAGCGAGAGGAAAGCTTATCCGTAGGGTGTGATGATTTTGTCAGCAAACCGTTTCGCTGGGAAGAAATTATAGAAACTCTTTCTTCTCATCTACAAATACAATTGGATACATCTACTCCAGAGAAACAAACTACTGACAATTTAGCAAATAAAACCGATAACTTTGTACTTGATAGAGCTGCTTTGAGTGTTATGCCCAGCGAATGGATTCACCAATTACACTTTTATTCTGCCCAAGGTAATGATGCTAATAGTC
- a CDS encoding AAA-like domain-containing protein produces MRVIPYDDSSDSTQKRRRGVIISSQGWQSLQAAEHLSAARENSGHPYTLEQLSDLLAAALRYRTGISPKTLTKVRRRQSPIDQPTLASYFEAFGLSLGEDDYLKQEADHNLGMAVLNSLLQAPLKGQLPLDSPFYIYRPPAEKLFIREIFKPGALIRIRAPRQFGKTSLIAQGLTQAKEHGCRSAVVSLQLADSQVLGNLSHFLQWLCLMVSRSLGIPNRLEELWNPLFGSNYSCTDYFETYLLTAAESPLLLVLDEVNVLFNHPDIAADFFGMLRAWYEQARHNTGNSESWQRLRLVIVYSTEVFLPLNLHQSPFNVGLLIELPAFTPQQVQELAIRYAAPTPEISGIELNKLLGGNPYLTQLALFHFSQRNRNIEQLITDLTTPDSIFNSHLRQQLGYLEQNPHLKEAMRQIITSPQGIELHPTQSFKLQGVGLIRFHNQLAVPSCDLYQKYFSQVLNC; encoded by the coding sequence GTGCGTGTGATTCCCTATGATGACTCTTCAGACTCAACCCAAAAACGCCGAAGAGGCGTTATCATCAGTTCTCAAGGTTGGCAAAGCTTACAAGCTGCTGAACACTTGTCCGCAGCGCGGGAAAATTCCGGTCATCCTTATACTTTAGAGCAGTTAAGCGATCTGCTTGCAGCAGCGCTTCGCTATCGCACCGGCATCAGCCCCAAAACCTTAACCAAAGTGCGACGACGACAAAGCCCCATAGATCAACCTACTCTAGCTTCCTATTTTGAAGCCTTTGGATTATCTTTAGGAGAAGATGATTACCTCAAACAAGAAGCAGATCATAATCTAGGAATGGCTGTTCTCAATAGCTTGCTGCAAGCACCTTTGAAAGGACAACTTCCCCTAGATTCGCCATTTTACATCTATCGTCCACCAGCAGAAAAACTCTTTATTCGGGAAATATTTAAACCAGGCGCATTAATTCGCATTCGCGCACCCCGACAATTTGGAAAAACATCTCTCATTGCTCAAGGGTTAACTCAAGCTAAAGAACATGGCTGTCGTTCAGCCGTTGTCAGCCTACAACTGGCAGATAGTCAAGTTTTGGGCAATTTAAGCCATTTTCTCCAATGGTTGTGTTTAATGGTCAGTCGTAGTTTAGGCATACCCAACCGCTTAGAAGAATTATGGAATCCATTATTTGGCAGCAACTATAGTTGCACTGACTATTTTGAAACATATTTGTTAACCGCAGCAGAAAGTCCACTACTTTTAGTGTTAGATGAAGTTAACGTTTTGTTTAACCACCCAGATATAGCTGCCGACTTTTTTGGAATGCTCCGAGCTTGGTATGAACAAGCCCGACACAATACAGGCAACAGCGAATCATGGCAAAGATTACGGTTGGTAATTGTGTATTCAACAGAGGTTTTTTTACCATTAAATTTGCATCAATCACCCTTTAATGTCGGATTACTAATTGAATTACCAGCTTTTACTCCACAGCAAGTTCAAGAATTAGCTATTCGCTATGCTGCTCCCACTCCAGAAATCTCTGGAATAGAATTAAATAAACTTCTGGGTGGTAATCCCTATCTAACTCAGTTAGCTCTATTTCACTTCAGTCAAAGAAACCGAAATATAGAACAATTAATAACAGATTTAACTACCCCTGATAGTATTTTTAATAGTCACTTACGACAACAGTTAGGATATTTGGAACAAAATCCACACCTCAAAGAAGCCATGCGACAAATAATTACGTCTCCTCAGGGTATTGAACTACATCCAACTCAATCATTTAAACTGCAAGGTGTGGGCTTAATTCGCTTTCATAATCAATTGGCAGTTCCTAGTTGTGATTTATATCAAAAATATTTTTCTCAGGTTCTGAATTGTTGA
- a CDS encoding IS1634 family transposase — MNYQKEEIESKNIDHLGIIAGIIDEIGIVEKINEIFSIDIREKVNTGEVVKAIILNGLGFVSRPLYLFPDFFKDKAVEHLIGDGIKAEDLNDDKIGRVMDKLYKYGLTKLFLIIALEVVKKYGIDTKYSHLDSSSLHLHGEYKNCLNNLEKELGINREHPIIITQGYSRDHRPDLKQCILDLIVSSDGDIPLFFRGASGNESDKAVFAHILVEYSKQIDFESIMVADSALYSESNLTLMSNMKWISRVPLSIKKARNLVKASINNDMKACKIQGYSYLEEKVSYGGIEQRWLLVESVERKKADLNKLDKKIQEELLKANKLVDKLEQEEFADKSLAELKIKEITTKLKYHQICEREITETNKGKTTVYRVKCKLRENQELITQQQNSCGRFILATNILDTIELESEEILKIYKEQQSTERGFRFIKDPLFFADSLFVKNPERVETMMMLMALCLLVYNLGQKQLRMSLKAQKATVKNQLNKPTESPTLRWIFQCFQGIHLLMIQGFQRILNLTESHHHILQFLPTACQKYYLLS; from the coding sequence ATGAATTACCAAAAAGAAGAAATTGAGAGTAAAAACATAGATCACTTAGGAATAATCGCAGGAATAATAGATGAAATAGGAATAGTAGAAAAAATCAACGAGATATTTTCAATAGATATCAGAGAAAAAGTAAATACAGGAGAAGTAGTCAAAGCAATTATTCTCAACGGACTAGGCTTTGTATCAAGACCACTATATTTATTTCCAGATTTCTTTAAAGATAAAGCTGTAGAACATCTAATAGGAGATGGGATAAAAGCAGAAGATTTAAACGACGATAAAATAGGTAGAGTCATGGATAAACTCTATAAATATGGATTAACTAAACTATTCTTAATCATTGCCTTAGAAGTAGTAAAGAAATATGGAATAGACACAAAATATTCCCATTTAGACTCAAGCTCATTACATTTACACGGGGAATATAAGAATTGCCTAAATAATCTAGAGAAAGAACTAGGAATAAATAGAGAACATCCAATTATAATCACACAAGGATATTCGCGTGACCATCGTCCAGACTTAAAACAATGTATATTAGATTTAATAGTAAGTAGTGATGGGGATATACCATTATTTTTTAGAGGAGCATCAGGAAACGAATCAGATAAAGCAGTATTCGCTCACATCTTAGTAGAATATTCTAAACAAATAGATTTTGAAAGTATCATGGTGGCGGACAGTGCATTATATAGCGAAAGTAATTTAACATTAATGTCAAACATGAAATGGATAAGTCGAGTACCATTATCCATTAAAAAAGCAAGAAATTTAGTGAAAGCCTCCATCAATAATGACATGAAAGCCTGTAAAATACAGGGTTATAGTTATCTGGAAGAGAAAGTATCTTATGGAGGAATAGAGCAAAGATGGTTATTAGTAGAAAGTGTAGAGAGAAAAAAAGCAGACTTAAATAAACTAGACAAAAAAATCCAAGAAGAGTTATTAAAAGCTAACAAACTAGTAGATAAATTAGAACAGGAAGAATTTGCTGATAAATCTTTAGCCGAATTGAAAATCAAAGAAATAACAACCAAATTAAAATATCATCAAATATGCGAGCGGGAAATTACTGAAACCAATAAAGGGAAAACAACAGTTTATAGAGTGAAATGTAAATTAAGAGAAAATCAGGAGTTAATTACACAACAACAAAACTCGTGTGGCAGATTTATTTTAGCCACCAATATTCTGGATACTATTGAGTTAGAGTCAGAAGAAATCCTCAAAATATATAAAGAACAACAATCTACAGAAAGAGGATTTAGATTTATCAAAGACCCGTTATTTTTCGCGGATAGTCTGTTTGTCAAAAATCCTGAAAGAGTAGAGACAATGATGATGTTAATGGCATTATGTCTTTTGGTTTATAATTTAGGACAAAAACAATTAAGAATGTCATTGAAGGCACAAAAAGCCACAGTGAAAAATCAACTGAATAAACCCACAGAATCTCCCACATTAAGATGGATATTTCAATGTTTTCAAGGGATTCATCTTTTGATGATACAAGGATTTCAACGAATTCTTAACTTAACAGAGTCGCATCATCATATCTTGCAATTCCTACCTACTGCTTGTCAAAAATATTATTTATTATCTTAG
- a CDS encoding Uma2 family endonuclease, whose translation MLQALPETKTITFDEFLEWKPEVGNYELHEGVIVEMQPLGDHEEINGFAAGEITVEYKRLKLPYIPHSALQKVA comes from the coding sequence ATGTTACAAGCTTTACCAGAAACCAAAACAATAACTTTTGACGAATTTCTGGAATGGAAACCAGAAGTCGGCAACTATGAACTACATGAAGGGGTAATTGTTGAAATGCAGCCATTAGGAGATCATGAGGAAATTAACGGGTTTGCCGCCGGTGAAATAACCGTAGAATACAAACGATTAAAACTTCCTTATATCCCACATTCCGCACTTCAAAAAGTAGCATAA